Proteins encoded by one window of Mercenaria mercenaria strain notata chromosome 4, MADL_Memer_1, whole genome shotgun sequence:
- the LOC123553220 gene encoding uncharacterized protein LOC123553220 isoform X1, with protein MNGSALCIVCVVLCTCIININSFLLPKEGGTISKRCMPGPNGICVTARDPPHCDHPNCINGGCVGWKGACAGICYCYGQSLMITCPVIYLVKIAFLHREGILFGRALIRLSVDSGKCKIGWYVPYYF; from the exons ATGAATGGATCAGCACTGTGTATAGTGTGCGTTGTGCTATGTACGTGTATCATTAACATAAATTCGTTCCTGCTGCCTAAAGAGGGAG GAACAATTTCCAAACGGTGCATGCCAGGTCCAAATGGAATATGCGTTACTGCACGGGACCCTCCCCATTGCGATCATCCAAACTGTATAAATGGCGGATGTGTTGGATGGAAGGGTGCATGTGCCGGTATATGTTATTGTTACGGG caATCGCTTATGATCACTTGTCCAGttatatatttagttaaaatAGCATTTCTTCACAGAGAAGGCATCTTGTTTGGTAGAG CACTGATACGGCTGTCTGTGGATTCAGGGAAGTGTAAGATAGGTTGGTATGTTCCATACTACTTTTGA
- the LOC123553220 gene encoding uncharacterized protein LOC123553220 isoform X2, with protein sequence MNGSALCIVCVVLCTCIININSFLLPKEGGTISKRCMPGPNGICVTARDPPHCDHPNCINGGCVGWKGACAGICYCYGQSLMITCPVIYLVKIAFLHREGILFGRVWL encoded by the exons ATGAATGGATCAGCACTGTGTATAGTGTGCGTTGTGCTATGTACGTGTATCATTAACATAAATTCGTTCCTGCTGCCTAAAGAGGGAG GAACAATTTCCAAACGGTGCATGCCAGGTCCAAATGGAATATGCGTTACTGCACGGGACCCTCCCCATTGCGATCATCCAAACTGTATAAATGGCGGATGTGTTGGATGGAAGGGTGCATGTGCCGGTATATGTTATTGTTACGGG caATCGCTTATGATCACTTGTCCAGttatatatttagttaaaatAGCATTTCTTCACAGAGAAGGCATCTTGTTTGGTAGAG tctggCTATGA
- the LOC123553220 gene encoding uncharacterized protein LOC123553220 isoform X3: protein MNGSALCIVCVVLCTCIININSFLLPKEGGTISKRCMPGPNGICVTARDPPHCDHPNCINGGCVGWKGACAGICYCYGSGYEYRCRLSFCDVVG from the exons ATGAATGGATCAGCACTGTGTATAGTGTGCGTTGTGCTATGTACGTGTATCATTAACATAAATTCGTTCCTGCTGCCTAAAGAGGGAG GAACAATTTCCAAACGGTGCATGCCAGGTCCAAATGGAATATGCGTTACTGCACGGGACCCTCCCCATTGCGATCATCCAAACTGTATAAATGGCGGATGTGTTGGATGGAAGGGTGCATGTGCCGGTATATGTTATTGTTACGGG tctggCTATGAGTATAGATGCAGATTAAGTTTTTGTGATGTTGTTGGTTAG